The Octadecabacter arcticus 238 genome contains a region encoding:
- a CDS encoding GNAT family N-acetyltransferase: MTVADQRVPQPVIATPRFTLRPFNKSDGGLLNMHLSDMRVANMTRVIPHPLPPEYIANLIERASDPKRTEDFWAIDGSSNGHAEVMGVIKMFKLDRNQSEIRYWVAPAFWNTGIATNAVEAILRANPQGACDIYAEVFQDNPSSARILTNAGFAYLGDAETFCVARNAVTPTWTYARKMGQPTPQGSPATKALVKPA, from the coding sequence ATGACTGTAGCCGACCAGCGCGTTCCACAGCCCGTGATCGCAACCCCGCGATTTACGTTGCGCCCCTTCAACAAATCCGACGGTGGTTTGCTCAATATGCATCTGTCAGACATGCGTGTGGCGAACATGACGCGTGTGATTCCGCATCCATTGCCACCCGAATACATCGCCAATCTGATTGAGCGGGCGTCGGATCCAAAACGCACTGAAGATTTCTGGGCGATCGATGGGTCTTCAAATGGCCACGCTGAGGTTATGGGCGTCATCAAGATGTTCAAGCTGGATCGCAACCAATCCGAGATCCGCTATTGGGTCGCACCGGCGTTTTGGAACACAGGCATCGCCACGAACGCGGTTGAGGCCATTTTGCGTGCCAACCCGCAAGGGGCCTGCGACATCTATGCGGAAGTCTTTCAAGACAATCCCAGTTCTGCCCGCATCCTGACCAATGCGGGCTTTGCCTATCTGGGCGATGCAGAAACGTTTTGCGTGGCGCGAAATGCCGTGACGCCGACGTGGACCTATGCGCGCAAGATGGGCCAACCCACGCCGCAAGGCAGTCCCGCCACCAAAGCATTGGTCAAGCCCGCTTGA
- a CDS encoding ISAs1-like element ISOan1 family transposase, with protein sequence MIFTVLTRSYAMPTPSSPEIHPIEFLTHFSDISDSRQEVKVTYPLPEILLLTLCAVLSGANDWTAISIYGTKKLGFLKRFLPFADGTPSHDQLGNIFAALDAEAFQACFIDWVASLNKTVTGVVAIDGKTSRRSLDKAGGKAAIHMISAWSSEWNLTLAQRQVDGKSNEITAIPELLELLTLKGAIVTIDAMGCQREIAAKIISKEADYILALKGNQGSLRKDTELFMTEQAAVDYDDTTVTYHETVEKSHGRIETRRVTVCTDIDWLKADHNWPGLKSIVMVQYHAILQDKTRAETRYYISSMTSDAEHHAKAIRDHWGIENGLHWVMDMVFRDDECRIRKGNAPANFTTIKHAASNMLRSVKGKHSLRSKRHIASWDDDFLAEIINT encoded by the coding sequence GTGATCTTTACTGTTTTAACGAGGTCATATGCCATGCCAACCCCAAGTTCACCTGAGATCCATCCCATTGAATTTCTTACGCATTTTTCAGATATAAGCGATTCACGTCAAGAGGTTAAAGTGACTTACCCTTTGCCGGAAATACTCCTCTTAACCCTATGCGCTGTTTTGTCAGGTGCCAATGACTGGACGGCCATCTCGATATATGGGACCAAGAAACTGGGCTTTTTGAAGCGTTTTCTACCTTTTGCAGACGGGACACCGTCCCATGACCAACTTGGAAACATCTTTGCGGCCTTGGATGCCGAGGCGTTTCAGGCCTGTTTTATCGACTGGGTGGCCTCCCTTAACAAGACGGTGACTGGAGTGGTCGCGATTGATGGGAAAACCTCTCGCCGCAGCCTGGATAAAGCTGGCGGCAAGGCCGCAATTCACATGATCTCGGCCTGGAGTTCGGAATGGAATCTGACGCTGGCGCAACGGCAGGTGGACGGCAAGTCCAACGAGATAACGGCCATACCAGAACTGTTGGAACTGCTCACCCTGAAGGGGGCTATTGTCACCATCGACGCTATGGGATGCCAACGCGAAATCGCCGCGAAGATCATCTCCAAAGAAGCAGACTACATCCTCGCTTTGAAGGGTAATCAGGGCAGCCTACGCAAGGACACAGAATTATTCATGACGGAACAGGCGGCCGTAGATTATGACGACACAACAGTCACTTACCACGAAACGGTAGAGAAGTCTCATGGCCGTATCGAAACAAGGAGGGTCACAGTGTGCACGGATATTGACTGGCTTAAAGCGGACCACAATTGGCCCGGTTTGAAAAGCATCGTTATGGTCCAGTACCACGCCATCCTGCAGGATAAAACGCGCGCCGAAACCCGCTATTACATTTCATCAATGACATCAGATGCTGAACATCACGCCAAAGCCATCCGTGACCACTGGGGAATAGAAAACGGGCTGCATTGGGTCATGGACATGGTGTTTCGCGACGATGAATGCCGTATCCGAAAAGGCAATGCTCCAGCGAATTTTACGACCATAAAACACGCTGCAAGCAACATGCTGCGCTCCGTAAAGGGGAAGCATAGCCTGCGATCAAAGCGCCACATTGCATCATGGGATGATGATTTCCTCGCCGAAATAATTAACACCTAA
- a CDS encoding LysE family translocator: MSVAILPFLAFATAQVGTPGPANMVLLATGARYGLRRALPFVAGVALGKQLIIWPLGFGLLALQDDYSFVFQSLKWISVAYILWLAYRVAGMRLKVGEADGPPPGFLAGLIVHPLNPKAWGMITTGFTTFVIAGTPPLQATATIAICLLVLQLLLHPIWTYAGQWIAAGLAGKPGEKYLMWTLAGLTVASVVYALFGQSFFHGAPLQGTPQ, from the coding sequence ATGTCTGTCGCTATTCTACCCTTTCTCGCATTCGCAACGGCGCAAGTCGGCACCCCCGGTCCGGCCAATATGGTCTTGCTGGCGACAGGGGCGCGATACGGATTGCGCCGTGCCCTGCCGTTTGTGGCGGGCGTCGCACTTGGCAAACAGCTGATCATCTGGCCCCTAGGGTTTGGTCTGCTCGCGTTGCAAGACGACTACTCCTTTGTTTTTCAATCGCTAAAGTGGATTTCGGTGGCTTATATTCTGTGGCTTGCCTACCGCGTTGCAGGCATGCGTCTTAAGGTCGGGGAGGCTGATGGTCCGCCACCTGGATTCTTGGCAGGCCTTATAGTACACCCACTGAACCCCAAGGCATGGGGCATGATCACTACGGGGTTCACGACCTTCGTGATTGCGGGGACGCCCCCCTTGCAAGCCACAGCCACCATCGCCATCTGTCTATTGGTACTGCAATTGCTGCTGCACCCGATCTGGACCTACGCCGGTCAGTGGATCGCAGCAGGCTTGGCCGGAAAACCCGGAGAGAAATATCTGATGTGGACGCTGGCGGGTTTAACCGTTGCCTCGGTTGTCTACGCATTATTCGGCCAATCGTTTTTTCATGGCGCCCCTTTGCAAGGAACACCCCAATGA
- the rpmA gene encoding 50S ribosomal protein L27 — MAHKKAGGSSRNGRDSAGRRLGIKKFGGELVIPGNIIARQRGNKWWPGQGVGEGKDHTIFAVVEGNVTFRKGFKGRTFISVAPLAEAAE, encoded by the coding sequence ATGGCACATAAAAAAGCAGGCGGTTCATCCCGTAACGGTCGCGACTCCGCTGGTCGCCGTCTTGGCATCAAGAAGTTTGGTGGCGAGCTCGTTATTCCAGGCAACATTATTGCACGTCAGCGTGGCAACAAATGGTGGCCAGGTCAGGGCGTTGGCGAAGGCAAGGATCATACGATCTTCGCAGTCGTTGAGGGCAACGTGACTTTCCGCAAAGGCTTCAAAGGCCGCACCTTTATTTCTGTGGCTCCGCTTGCCGAGGCAGCCGAGTAA
- the rplU gene encoding 50S ribosomal protein L21, producing MFAVLKTGGKQYRVTTGDVLRVEKIAAETGDKIQFNEILMVGNNVGLPLVADAGVQAEVIDQIKGDKTINFVKRRRKHSSKRTKGHRQQLTLVRIGDILETGAGKSGVMAALNGTGFMSASMIERAANKGAPSSLKAAANAGRASQPKKAAKAATPKAAVPVANEPTAEKASVASDDLTAITGVGPAAAKKLIEAGITSYAALAAVDVDTFDAVKVKPEWVAQAADLAK from the coding sequence ATGTTTGCGGTTCTAAAAACCGGCGGCAAACAGTACCGAGTCACCACAGGTGATGTACTGCGCGTCGAAAAGATCGCTGCCGAAACTGGCGATAAGATTCAATTTAATGAAATTCTGATGGTTGGCAACAACGTGGGCTTGCCCCTCGTTGCAGACGCTGGCGTGCAGGCCGAAGTGATCGACCAGATCAAAGGCGACAAGACGATTAACTTCGTTAAGCGCCGCCGGAAGCACTCCTCCAAGCGCACTAAAGGCCACCGTCAGCAACTGACACTGGTTCGCATCGGTGACATCTTGGAAACTGGCGCAGGCAAGTCCGGAGTTATGGCCGCACTGAACGGCACGGGCTTTATGTCCGCCTCCATGATCGAACGTGCCGCTAACAAAGGCGCACCGTCGTCGTTGAAAGCTGCAGCAAACGCAGGACGTGCGTCCCAGCCTAAGAAAGCTGCGAAAGCCGCCACGCCAAAGGCCGCCGTGCCTGTGGCAAATGAGCCGACTGCTGAAAAAGCGTCTGTCGCAAGCGACGATCTGACAGCAATCACAGGCGTCGGTCCTGCCGCTGCCAAAAAGCTGATTGAGGCTGGCATCACATCTTACGCAGCATTGGCCGCGGTTGACGTGGACACCTTTGACGCGGTTAAAGTGAAGCCCGAGTGGGTGGCGCAAGCTGCCGACCTCGCGAAATAA